A portion of the Stigmatella aurantiaca DW4/3-1 genome contains these proteins:
- the ileS gene encoding isoleucine--tRNA ligase codes for MSQPPAPLFATVPNEIDFPADERRTLAFWKERRIFEQTLQGRDNAPAFIFYEGPPTANGLPHNGHVLTRVIKDLFPRYKTMRGFRVPRKAGWDTHGLPVEVEVEKELRIHGKAEIERYGVEPFTQRCIESVFRYTNEWERLTERIGFWVDLPDAYVTYHRTYVESVWWALSELYRKGLLYQGHKVVWWWPQGGTALSSGEVGMGYRTVDDPSAYVAFPLKDAPDTGLLIWTTTPWTLPSNMFAAVNPSVDYVTVDAGDRKLIIAAALREELIKKLKKDLPVLATQKGSALVGQRYTPPYDVYAQRVGNTELPLKGGGTDAPAWRVIGADFVTLSSGTGIVHIAPAFGEDDYNAFRQERTRFAQPDALELFCAIRPDGTFSEDFPHLTGRFVKDADKDIQRELKERGRLVLVEQYRHEYPFCWRADDDPLIQFARPAWYIRTTSVKDQAIANNRQVNWVPEHIKEGRFGDFLANNVDWALSRERYWGTPLPLWVHSETGEVEAISSLQALREKPGNNLAAVEAELKEFLTHKPGATSSEHLIVHKPWIDKVTFEKPGTPGRFVRVPEVVDVWFDSGCMPFAQWGYPHVAGSQEKFAQAFPADFISEAIDQTRGWFYSLLMIGTLIFDEETQRRQGLSPVQGFPLPYKTCIVLGHVSDKEGKKESKSKGNYTPPEIILDEVRMDFAVLDDKAAGVPGVAGEALIAREDLEGLDIQEGAKVQLFRPDAPGVAVTVTVKVHKKLKRRVVLLAKKELEALGVAPSARGADVMPVEVPRLAPAERVVLKDPASRAPGADAFRWFFFAASPTWSNTRHSLSNVRLLQKDFQVKLRNVYSFFTIYANIDGFSPATGNAGATEAPWRAIRQSTGWREPSQRTVLDRWILSEVQLALRDATRSLDAYQVYEAAQRLVSLVDALSNWYLRRSRERFWGPGLEQDKLDAYFTLYEALTTITALSAPFIPFFAEEMWGNLVRRPWPTSQPESVHLGRFPDVEERLIDEGLSAEMGAVRELVSLGLKVRTDNRLKVRQPLARADVVLSRRELQDRVAVYRELIADELNVHEVRFLESGQETDVVRYKVRPNLRAMGSRLGPKLAPVRKAFDAADSRSLQRELTLQGKVVLAVDGEQMTFPAEELEVLVEANPGYAAAGAGVGVVVLHTELTEALVDEGLVRELLARVQAARKDMALGYTDRIRLWVDGDARVRKVTEEGRPLISRETLASELHVGPEGFTGQEEEFNLNGLPARLRVERA; via the coding sequence ATGTCCCAGCCCCCTGCCCCGCTGTTCGCCACGGTCCCCAACGAGATCGACTTCCCCGCTGACGAGCGCCGCACCCTCGCCTTCTGGAAGGAGCGCCGCATCTTCGAGCAGACGCTCCAAGGACGGGACAACGCGCCCGCTTTCATCTTCTACGAGGGCCCCCCTACCGCCAACGGCCTGCCCCACAACGGCCACGTCCTCACCCGCGTCATCAAGGATCTCTTTCCCCGCTACAAGACGATGCGCGGCTTCCGCGTCCCCCGCAAAGCCGGCTGGGACACCCACGGCCTGCCCGTCGAAGTCGAGGTGGAAAAGGAGCTGCGCATCCACGGCAAGGCCGAGATCGAGCGCTACGGCGTCGAGCCCTTCACCCAGCGCTGCATCGAGTCCGTCTTCCGCTACACCAACGAGTGGGAGCGGCTCACCGAGCGCATCGGCTTCTGGGTGGACCTCCCCGACGCCTACGTCACCTATCACCGCACCTATGTGGAGAGCGTCTGGTGGGCCCTCTCCGAGCTGTACCGCAAGGGCTTGCTCTACCAGGGCCACAAGGTCGTCTGGTGGTGGCCCCAGGGCGGCACCGCGCTCAGCTCCGGCGAGGTGGGCATGGGCTACCGCACGGTGGACGATCCCAGCGCCTACGTCGCCTTCCCACTGAAGGACGCCCCCGACACCGGGCTCCTCATCTGGACCACCACGCCCTGGACGCTCCCGTCCAACATGTTCGCCGCCGTCAACCCCTCCGTGGACTACGTCACCGTGGATGCCGGCGACCGCAAGCTCATCATCGCCGCCGCCCTGCGCGAGGAGCTGATCAAGAAGCTCAAGAAGGACCTGCCCGTCCTGGCCACCCAGAAGGGCAGCGCCCTCGTTGGCCAGCGCTACACCCCGCCCTATGACGTGTATGCCCAGCGCGTGGGCAACACGGAGCTGCCGCTCAAGGGCGGAGGCACCGACGCGCCCGCCTGGCGCGTCATCGGCGCGGACTTCGTCACCCTGTCCAGCGGCACCGGCATCGTCCACATCGCCCCGGCCTTTGGTGAGGACGACTACAACGCCTTCCGCCAGGAGCGCACCCGCTTCGCCCAGCCCGACGCGCTGGAGCTGTTCTGCGCCATCCGCCCGGACGGCACCTTCTCCGAGGACTTCCCCCACCTCACCGGCCGCTTCGTGAAGGACGCGGACAAGGACATCCAGCGCGAGCTCAAGGAGCGCGGGCGGCTCGTCCTCGTCGAGCAATACCGCCACGAGTACCCCTTCTGCTGGCGCGCGGATGACGACCCGCTCATCCAGTTCGCCCGCCCCGCCTGGTACATCCGCACCACGTCCGTCAAGGACCAGGCCATCGCCAACAACCGTCAGGTGAACTGGGTCCCCGAGCACATCAAGGAGGGCCGCTTCGGCGACTTCCTCGCCAACAACGTGGACTGGGCCCTGTCCCGCGAGCGCTACTGGGGCACCCCCCTGCCCCTGTGGGTCCACTCGGAGACGGGCGAGGTGGAGGCCATCTCCTCGCTCCAGGCCCTGCGCGAGAAGCCCGGCAACAACCTCGCCGCCGTCGAGGCCGAGCTGAAGGAGTTCCTCACCCACAAGCCCGGCGCCACCAGCAGCGAGCACCTCATCGTCCACAAGCCGTGGATCGACAAGGTCACCTTCGAGAAGCCCGGCACCCCAGGCCGCTTCGTCCGCGTGCCCGAGGTGGTGGACGTGTGGTTCGACTCGGGCTGCATGCCCTTCGCCCAGTGGGGCTACCCCCACGTGGCCGGTTCCCAGGAGAAGTTCGCCCAGGCCTTCCCCGCGGACTTCATCTCCGAGGCCATCGATCAGACGCGCGGGTGGTTCTACTCCCTGCTGATGATCGGCACGCTCATCTTCGACGAGGAGACCCAGCGCCGTCAGGGCCTGAGCCCCGTGCAGGGCTTCCCGCTCCCGTACAAGACCTGCATCGTCCTCGGGCACGTCTCCGACAAGGAGGGGAAGAAGGAGTCCAAGTCCAAGGGCAACTACACCCCGCCGGAGATCATCCTCGACGAGGTCCGCATGGACTTCGCCGTGCTCGACGACAAGGCGGCGGGCGTCCCGGGCGTGGCCGGGGAGGCCCTCATCGCCCGCGAGGACCTGGAGGGCCTGGACATCCAGGAGGGCGCCAAGGTGCAGCTCTTCCGTCCAGACGCCCCGGGCGTGGCCGTCACCGTCACCGTGAAGGTCCACAAGAAGCTCAAGCGGCGCGTGGTGCTGCTGGCCAAGAAGGAGCTGGAAGCCCTGGGCGTGGCCCCCTCCGCGCGCGGCGCGGACGTCATGCCGGTGGAGGTGCCCCGCCTGGCCCCCGCCGAGCGCGTGGTGCTCAAGGACCCGGCCAGCCGGGCCCCCGGCGCGGACGCCTTCCGCTGGTTCTTCTTCGCCGCCAGCCCCACCTGGTCCAACACCCGCCACTCGCTGAGCAACGTGCGGCTCCTGCAGAAGGACTTTCAGGTCAAGCTGCGCAACGTCTACTCGTTCTTCACCATCTACGCGAACATCGACGGCTTCTCGCCCGCCACGGGCAACGCGGGCGCCACCGAGGCCCCCTGGCGCGCCATCCGCCAGAGCACCGGCTGGCGCGAGCCTTCCCAGCGCACGGTGCTGGACCGGTGGATCCTCTCCGAGGTGCAGCTCGCCCTGCGCGATGCCACCCGCTCGCTGGATGCCTACCAGGTCTACGAGGCCGCCCAGCGGCTGGTGTCGCTGGTGGATGCGCTCTCCAACTGGTACCTGCGCCGCAGCCGCGAGCGCTTCTGGGGACCGGGCCTCGAGCAGGACAAGCTGGATGCCTACTTCACCCTGTACGAGGCGCTCACCACCATCACCGCGCTGTCCGCCCCCTTCATCCCCTTCTTCGCGGAGGAGATGTGGGGCAACCTGGTGCGCCGTCCCTGGCCCACCTCGCAGCCCGAGAGCGTGCACCTGGGCCGTTTCCCGGACGTGGAGGAGCGCCTCATCGATGAGGGGCTCTCCGCGGAGATGGGCGCGGTGCGCGAGTTGGTCTCCCTGGGCCTCAAGGTCCGCACGGACAACCGCCTCAAGGTGCGCCAGCCGCTGGCCCGCGCGGACGTCGTCCTCTCACGCCGGGAGCTTCAGGATCGCGTGGCCGTCTACCGCGAGCTCATCGCCGATGAGCTGAACGTCCACGAGGTGCGCTTCCTGGAGTCCGGCCAGGAGACGGACGTGGTGCGCTACAAGGTCCGCCCCAACCTGCGCGCCATGGGCAGCCGCCTCGGCCCCAAGCTGGCCCCGGTGCGCAAGGCGTTCGACGCGGCCGACAGCCGGAGCCTCCAGCGCGAGCTGACGCTCCAGGGCAAGGTGGTGCTGGCCGTGGACGGCGAGCAGATGACCTTCCCCGCCGAGGAGTTGGAGGTGCTCGTGGAGGCCAACCCCGGCTACGCCGCCGCGGGCGCGGGCGTGGGTGTGGTGGTGCTCCACACCGAGCTGACCGAGGCGCTCGTGGACGAGGGCCTGGTGCGCGAGCTGCTCGCCCGGGTCCAGGCGGCGCGAAAGGACATGGCGCTCGGCTACACGGACCGCATCCGCCTGTGGGTGGATGGCGACGCGCGGGTGCGCAAAGTCACGGAGGAGGGGCGCCCGCTCATCTCCCGCGAGACGCTCGCCTCGGAGCTGCACGTGGGCCCCGAGGGGTTCACCGGCCAGGAGGAGGAGTTCAACCTCAACGGTCTGCCCGCGCGCCTGCGGGTGGAGCGCGCCTGA
- a CDS encoding cell surface protein produces MLEHVINPNLGYDTGMASANNAGNLTDYAEDNLANNGSGQNRYIGQSDAYEVNTSFVGKIYLSGITNQYTDGAGFKSWLRPANRKKVRPLYPTFGSLGDVYNPSNVQLFPHPSLLDCRLYLDMNGTQPATGYSFFVNGYCESSCYTPEQKVLFSDGYAPILDALNARREDLITLTPDSSLDAIQLQQTRTYSYTAEFRDSEHPIIEVRTASGGLLRVTTEHAIVNSQGRMVQAQTLHAGDELLKLDGTPDPIVSVEKTTHFGKVYNLRPASDDLVSNILVAEGYLVGSSTYQNDEVGYINRIILHKQLPEELIP; encoded by the coding sequence TTGCTTGAGCACGTCATCAACCCCAACCTGGGGTACGACACGGGCATGGCCTCGGCCAACAACGCGGGCAACCTCACCGACTACGCTGAGGACAATCTGGCGAATAACGGGTCAGGGCAGAACCGTTACATCGGTCAGTCCGATGCCTACGAGGTCAACACCTCCTTCGTCGGCAAGATCTACCTCAGTGGAATCACCAATCAGTACACGGATGGCGCCGGCTTCAAGTCGTGGCTGCGTCCGGCCAATCGGAAGAAGGTCCGCCCGCTCTACCCGACCTTTGGCAGCCTGGGCGACGTCTACAACCCCAGCAACGTCCAGCTCTTCCCGCACCCATCGCTGCTCGACTGCCGACTCTATCTGGACATGAACGGCACCCAGCCCGCCACCGGCTATTCCTTCTTCGTCAACGGCTACTGTGAGTCCTCCTGCTATACCCCAGAGCAGAAAGTGCTCTTTTCGGATGGGTACGCCCCGATTCTGGACGCGCTCAACGCCCGGCGCGAAGACCTCATCACCCTGACCCCGGACTCGTCTCTGGATGCCATCCAGCTCCAGCAGACCCGCACCTACAGCTACACGGCGGAGTTCCGGGACAGTGAGCACCCCATCATTGAGGTGCGCACCGCCTCCGGTGGTTTGCTGCGCGTCACCACCGAGCACGCCATTGTCAACAGCCAAGGCCGCATGGTGCAGGCGCAGACGCTGCACGCGGGGGATGAGCTGTTGAAGCTGGATGGCACGCCAGACCCCATCGTCAGCGTTGAGAAGACCACCCACTTCGGAAAGGTCTACAACCTGCGTCCGGCCTCTGACGATCTCGTCTCCAACATCCTTGTCGCCGAAGGTTATCTGGTCGGCTCCTCCACCTATCAGAATGATGAAGTGGGCTACATCAACCGCATCATTCTCCACAAGCAACTCCCCGAGGAACTCATCCCCTAA
- a CDS encoding serine/threonine-protein kinase, with protein MFPEALPQGTVLGAWQVDWRAGYGSYGAVYRAHRRGQTEGPPVALKLARHPNDWRFGREAELLTRIQHPGVPRLLGQGTWKGGPGREKHPYVVMQWVEGARLYEWAEKHAPTPSQMLWVLAQVARALAATHAGQGLHRDIKGDNMMVSPEGRAFLMDFGCGTWRGAPLLTEGLLAPGTRIYRSPQALRFHWNHRHSRVPRYDATPADDVYALGVTAYRLCTGVYPPIATDPSIAGDEGRDTLEVRVPPGRLTPLPPEFDALILRMLSDNPQDRGTAAELAAAMEALVEAGAESNESTRWRRPSEPSIDTALPAALLRQGGILPAGGLALAVGLLVWGAGHVNLGGLGPFPLGMSDGGTGGVADAAVEESAVPGEESEFKPGGLSLDMPKEPLPGQRRPPCPRPEINIRGGCWIEVARTAPPCGEGYAWKDACYYPVPAPPRPSTSDKQ; from the coding sequence TTGTTTCCAGAAGCGCTTCCCCAGGGGACGGTGTTGGGCGCCTGGCAGGTGGACTGGCGTGCGGGCTACGGCTCCTATGGGGCCGTTTATCGCGCCCACCGGAGAGGGCAGACCGAGGGCCCGCCGGTGGCCCTCAAGCTGGCTCGGCACCCGAACGATTGGCGCTTCGGCCGCGAGGCGGAGCTGCTGACCCGGATTCAGCACCCCGGTGTGCCTCGCCTCCTGGGGCAGGGAACCTGGAAAGGAGGCCCCGGGCGGGAGAAGCACCCTTATGTGGTGATGCAGTGGGTGGAAGGGGCCCGGCTGTACGAGTGGGCAGAAAAGCACGCGCCCACGCCGAGCCAGATGCTGTGGGTGCTGGCGCAGGTGGCGCGGGCCCTGGCCGCCACCCACGCGGGGCAGGGGCTCCATCGGGATATTAAGGGGGACAACATGATGGTGAGCCCCGAGGGACGGGCCTTCCTCATGGACTTCGGGTGCGGCACTTGGAGGGGGGCTCCGCTGCTCACGGAGGGGCTGTTGGCTCCGGGCACGCGGATTTACCGCAGTCCTCAAGCGCTGCGGTTTCATTGGAACCACCGCCATTCGAGGGTTCCCCGCTATGACGCCACACCGGCGGATGATGTGTATGCGCTGGGCGTCACGGCCTACCGGCTGTGCACGGGAGTCTACCCACCGATCGCGACAGACCCCTCCATCGCAGGAGACGAGGGACGCGATACCCTGGAGGTGCGGGTGCCTCCTGGCAGACTGACCCCGCTGCCCCCTGAGTTCGACGCCCTCATCCTCCGCATGCTCTCCGACAATCCCCAGGACCGAGGCACCGCCGCCGAGTTGGCCGCGGCCATGGAGGCGCTGGTGGAGGCAGGAGCTGAATCCAACGAGTCCACGCGCTGGAGGCGCCCGTCTGAGCCCTCGATAGACACGGCTTTACCGGCCGCCCTGCTTCGCCAGGGGGGCATTCTGCCCGCGGGGGGCCTCGCCCTGGCTGTTGGGCTCCTCGTCTGGGGGGCTGGACACGTGAACCTGGGGGGACTGGGTCCCTTCCCACTAGGGATGAGCGATGGAGGAACCGGCGGAGTGGCAGATGCCGCCGTGGAGGAATCCGCAGTGCCCGGCGAGGAATCGGAGTTCAAACCCGGTGGGTTGAGCCTCGACATGCCCAAGGAACCGTTACCGGGCCAACGTCGTCCGCCGTGTCCGCGCCCCGAAATCAATATCAGGGGGGGCTGCTGGATCGAAGTCGCGCGAACAGCACCGCCCTGCGGAGAGGGGTACGCCTGGAAAGATGCCTGTTACTACCCAGTGCCTGCCCCGCCGCGTCCCAGCACCTCGGACAAACAATAA
- a CDS encoding winged helix-turn-helix transcriptional regulator: MKPASQYLPPDVCREVGRVLDCIGDKWSVLVMRLLAQRSQRFSELRRCISGVSQKMLTATLRKLERNGFITRKVTPTVPARVDYALSALGRDVMVPIDALASWALANQQKVTRARSTYDARASRDTPLARR; the protein is encoded by the coding sequence TTGAAACCAGCCAGCCAGTACCTTCCGCCCGACGTGTGCCGGGAAGTGGGGCGAGTACTCGATTGCATCGGGGACAAGTGGAGTGTGCTCGTGATGCGGCTGCTCGCCCAACGCAGCCAGCGCTTCAGTGAGCTGCGCCGCTGCATCAGTGGCGTGTCGCAGAAGATGCTGACCGCGACGCTGCGCAAGCTCGAGCGCAACGGCTTCATCACCCGCAAGGTGACCCCCACGGTTCCCGCCCGCGTCGACTACGCGTTGTCCGCGCTGGGACGTGACGTGATGGTTCCCATCGATGCCCTCGCGAGCTGGGCGCTCGCGAACCAGCAGAAGGTCACGCGGGCGAGGAGCACGTACGACGCCCGCGCCAGCCGTGACACCCCGCTTGCGCGCCGATGA
- a CDS encoding SDR family NAD(P)-dependent oxidoreductase: MDTNASAKTMMVTGAGSGIGLQLTLQLLAEGAHVVALMRRPFGTEPELVRALKEGRLRYYPADLSNEASLRQGAEAILRHEKRLDVLFNNAGVAPATLQFSAQGRELNFEVNTVAPYVLTQRLRPLLARAGARVVNVSSNALLTVKRFHPDELLRPSNYRKLFGPYAASKLALSLWTEASAEAFVRDGIQMVSVCPGGNRTPMTGSAGMPFWLLPISRFFFAHPREGARRVLAAARIPELPAGAFVLKGRTKPLPFREHAQTVFDLVDGLFRQSLAAAP, translated from the coding sequence ATGGATACCAATGCTTCCGCAAAGACGATGATGGTGACCGGCGCCGGGTCCGGCATCGGCCTACAACTGACGCTGCAGCTTCTCGCCGAGGGGGCCCACGTCGTCGCCCTCATGAGGCGGCCGTTCGGGACAGAGCCCGAACTGGTCCGCGCCCTGAAGGAAGGCCGGTTGCGCTACTACCCCGCGGATCTCTCCAACGAAGCCAGCCTGCGTCAAGGGGCCGAAGCCATCCTCCGCCACGAGAAGCGCCTCGACGTGCTCTTCAACAACGCCGGTGTCGCTCCCGCAACGCTCCAGTTCTCGGCCCAGGGGCGCGAACTGAACTTCGAAGTCAACACCGTCGCGCCCTACGTCCTGACGCAGCGGCTGCGACCGCTCCTCGCACGCGCGGGGGCGCGGGTCGTCAACGTCTCGTCCAACGCGCTCCTGACGGTGAAGCGGTTTCATCCCGACGAGCTTCTTCGCCCCTCGAACTACCGGAAGCTCTTTGGCCCCTACGCGGCATCGAAACTCGCGCTGTCCCTCTGGACCGAAGCGAGCGCGGAAGCTTTTGTCCGCGACGGCATCCAGATGGTGAGCGTCTGCCCAGGCGGCAACCGCACACCGATGACTGGCAGTGCGGGGATGCCGTTCTGGCTCCTTCCCATCTCCCGCTTCTTCTTCGCCCATCCAAGGGAAGGGGCCCGGCGCGTGCTTGCCGCAGCGCGCATTCCAGAACTCCCCGCGGGCGCCTTCGTCCTCAAGGGGCGCACGAAACCCTTGCCCTTCCGCGAGCACGCGCAGACGGTCTTCGATCTGGTCGACGGTCTCTTCCGCCAGAGCCTTGCAGCCGCGCCGTGA
- a CDS encoding Hint domain-containing protein has product MSLATFQSLAGSNEGRCSGAASQAQCNADLSYALSMQLITTAAYNWGLANGYYPVVDRHNQIGAICKCGCFEANALILTESVNGASNKWIAAKDVTKDTKLVSLDETSKLSRPGMKSQSVKALTHGKELPALYVFSLSNGRDLKVTQNHGMLLSDGRVVEAKTLSAGAEFVGLDGSTVRVNTISFERTKREVFNFEVDTQSKQGHIIAAEGVLVGDLAWQNQLSSELGAISIRR; this is encoded by the coding sequence ATGAGCCTGGCAACTTTCCAGAGTCTCGCGGGATCCAACGAAGGCCGCTGCTCGGGGGCGGCCTCGCAGGCCCAGTGCAACGCCGATCTCAGCTACGCCCTTTCCATGCAACTCATCACCACGGCGGCGTATAACTGGGGTCTGGCCAACGGTTACTACCCGGTGGTGGACCGCCACAACCAGATCGGCGCCATCTGCAAGTGCGGCTGCTTCGAGGCCAATGCGCTCATCCTCACCGAGAGCGTGAATGGGGCCTCCAACAAGTGGATTGCCGCCAAGGATGTCACGAAGGACACGAAGCTGGTGTCCTTGGACGAGACGTCGAAGCTGAGCAGGCCCGGTATGAAGTCGCAGTCCGTCAAGGCGCTCACGCATGGCAAGGAACTGCCGGCCCTCTACGTCTTCAGCCTGAGCAACGGGCGTGATCTGAAGGTGACGCAAAACCACGGCATGCTGCTGAGCGATGGACGGGTTGTGGAAGCCAAGACCCTGAGCGCGGGTGCTGAGTTCGTCGGGCTGGATGGGTCCACGGTGAGGGTCAACACCATCTCCTTCGAACGCACCAAGCGGGAGGTGTTCAACTTCGAGGTGGATACTCAGAGCAAGCAGGGCCACATCATCGCCGCCGAGGGCGTGCTGGTGGGCGACCTGGCGTGGCAGAACCAACTGAGCAGTGAGCTCGGCGCGATTTCCATCCGCCGCTAA
- a CDS encoding VOC family protein, which produces MDPQHLLVPIIPCNDLDESQAFYERLGFEAESIYPVEGYRLLRDSLGARVHLTRTVPGWIVPERNPYGIYFYAENVDVLAARFGHEAQDKPWGLREFALSDPSGTLVRIGWPR; this is translated from the coding sequence ATGGACCCGCAGCATCTCCTCGTCCCCATCATTCCCTGCAATGACCTCGATGAGAGCCAAGCCTTCTATGAGCGCCTCGGCTTCGAGGCGGAGTCGATCTACCCCGTAGAGGGTTACCGGCTCCTGCGGGACTCGCTGGGCGCGCGTGTTCATCTGACCCGCACGGTCCCGGGCTGGATCGTTCCTGAGCGCAACCCCTACGGCATCTACTTCTACGCCGAGAATGTCGACGTGCTTGCTGCCCGCTTCGGTCATGAGGCGCAGGACAAACCTTGGGGCCTCCGGGAGTTCGCACTCTCGGATCCGAGCGGCACGCTCGTGAGAATCGGCTGGCCGCGCTGA
- a CDS encoding choice-of-anchor A family protein, producing the protein MALRTLWRVWVLVMAASSLACGGAGVEPTSRSSNQVLILASSVRGGPGSREAVAAASFHGSEVHIVSPEQWRAMTAEQFMTYRALVIGDGACQNGLTAFQAAVDSRRAWGAIVDGNVAILSTDPTANQTGQLVENALQFVLEAEGLTGMYIALGCAYQGAPPGTGVPLLEPFGSFQAEGVPGCADRAHLFEMDPATLSENLSDEMLSGAGCAARSVFTAYPDHTFAYAALARRSEGTPVPGESAYRDFSQDPGGVSVVGTPYLVVRGAAARGAGCGSDGEMTGQECDLGDWLNGVPALPGQAASDTCSWSCRNNWCGDGEVDAVHGEECDEGINNGRKQDASGGIGACSSFCQIPHVEPLPPQAPVARCQEVTAFATSTCGVPADIDDVSSDPDGDLVGCTQSPAGPYPIGTTAVTLTCVDQAGHTSTCSGRVTVQDRVVPTVALNGPANQRLECTAGATFTPPGATATDLCEGPLPSNRITVTGSVNMGVPNTQPGYLLSYVATDSAGNRSEPAVLTVAVEDTLNPVLTLRGANPQVLACGTQYEDPGATAVDRCDGDLTSKITVSHNVNPSAVGQYTVSYRVADRVGHVATANRQVKVAATEIHLSDYTLFVLENYSGGLDVTGKVAAGGNITLESFSIGEAVPDNDVAQTLVAGGNLTLTRGSVWGQAFYGGQYSGDGTVTYHRGTVSRGTPINFAARFAALRSLSAQLASLTPTAVATRAPGGFVVLALKGTNTRMNVFEVNASDLAGINQLSINAPAGSLVVINIRGASATLSNLGIAMGGGINQKGILYNFVDATTLQASSIGLWGTVLAPYARVTFNNGAWDGGIYAVSMTGTAEGHLNVLRDRAACP; encoded by the coding sequence ATGGCGTTGAGAACCCTGTGGCGAGTGTGGGTGCTCGTGATGGCGGCGTCTTCCCTGGCGTGTGGGGGGGCGGGAGTGGAACCCACGAGCCGGAGCTCCAACCAGGTGCTCATCCTCGCGAGCAGTGTGAGGGGCGGGCCTGGCAGCCGCGAAGCAGTGGCCGCGGCCAGCTTTCATGGCTCGGAAGTCCACATTGTCTCCCCGGAGCAGTGGCGCGCGATGACGGCCGAGCAGTTCATGACCTACCGCGCCCTCGTCATCGGGGATGGGGCGTGCCAGAACGGTCTGACGGCCTTCCAGGCGGCGGTGGACAGCCGCAGGGCCTGGGGGGCCATCGTCGATGGCAATGTCGCGATTCTCTCGACGGACCCCACGGCCAATCAGACCGGCCAACTGGTCGAGAACGCACTTCAGTTCGTGCTCGAAGCCGAGGGGCTGACCGGCATGTACATTGCCCTGGGCTGTGCCTACCAGGGCGCGCCTCCAGGCACGGGGGTGCCCCTGCTGGAGCCCTTCGGGTCCTTTCAGGCCGAGGGAGTCCCGGGCTGCGCGGACCGCGCCCATCTGTTCGAAATGGATCCCGCCACGCTCTCGGAAAACCTGAGCGATGAAATGCTCTCCGGCGCGGGGTGCGCGGCGCGCTCGGTGTTCACCGCCTATCCGGACCACACCTTCGCATACGCGGCCCTGGCGCGGCGCTCGGAAGGCACTCCGGTTCCAGGCGAGAGCGCCTATAGGGACTTCAGCCAGGATCCGGGAGGGGTGTCCGTGGTGGGGACGCCTTACCTCGTTGTGCGCGGCGCGGCGGCACGAGGGGCCGGGTGCGGCAGCGATGGGGAGATGACGGGCCAGGAGTGTGACTTGGGGGACTGGCTCAATGGGGTTCCCGCGCTGCCGGGACAGGCCGCCTCGGACACGTGCTCGTGGTCTTGCCGGAACAACTGGTGTGGGGACGGAGAGGTGGACGCGGTCCACGGAGAGGAGTGTGACGAAGGGATCAACAATGGCCGCAAGCAGGACGCCAGCGGCGGCATCGGTGCCTGCAGCTCGTTCTGCCAGATTCCTCACGTGGAGCCGCTGCCGCCCCAAGCTCCGGTTGCCCGCTGTCAGGAGGTGACGGCCTTCGCGACGTCCACTTGTGGAGTCCCCGCGGACATCGACGATGTCTCCAGCGATCCGGATGGGGATCTGGTGGGCTGCACCCAGAGCCCCGCCGGCCCTTATCCCATCGGGACGACGGCAGTAACGTTGACGTGTGTCGATCAGGCAGGTCACACCTCCACCTGCTCTGGGAGGGTGACGGTGCAGGACCGTGTGGTGCCGACGGTGGCCCTCAACGGTCCCGCGAACCAGCGGCTGGAATGCACCGCGGGCGCCACGTTTACCCCTCCGGGGGCCACCGCGACGGATCTCTGCGAGGGGCCGCTGCCCTCGAACCGCATCACCGTGACTGGCTCGGTGAACATGGGTGTGCCGAACACCCAGCCGGGCTATCTGCTGAGCTACGTCGCAACGGACTCGGCTGGCAACCGCTCCGAGCCAGCGGTCCTCACGGTCGCCGTGGAAGACACGCTCAATCCGGTCCTGACCTTGAGGGGCGCCAATCCCCAGGTCCTTGCGTGCGGGACGCAGTACGAGGATCCGGGCGCCACGGCGGTGGACCGCTGCGATGGGGATCTGACATCGAAGATCACCGTCTCCCACAACGTGAATCCCTCCGCTGTGGGGCAGTACACGGTCTCCTACCGCGTGGCGGACCGCGTGGGCCACGTGGCCACGGCGAACCGCCAGGTCAAGGTGGCGGCCACGGAGATCCATCTGAGCGACTACACCCTTTTCGTGCTCGAGAACTACAGCGGGGGGCTCGACGTAACGGGCAAGGTGGCTGCGGGTGGCAACATCACCCTGGAGAGCTTTTCGATCGGCGAAGCGGTGCCCGACAACGACGTCGCACAGACCTTGGTGGCGGGCGGCAACCTGACCCTCACCCGCGGCAGCGTGTGGGGGCAAGCCTTCTACGGAGGCCAATACAGTGGGGATGGGACGGTGACCTACCACCGGGGGACGGTCTCTCGCGGCACCCCGATCAACTTCGCGGCCCGGTTCGCCGCGCTGCGCAGTCTGTCTGCCCAACTCGCATCCCTGACGCCCACCGCCGTGGCAACGCGGGCCCCCGGTGGTTTCGTCGTGCTGGCGCTCAAAGGCACGAATACCCGGATGAACGTCTTCGAGGTGAACGCCAGTGACTTGGCGGGCATCAACCAGCTGTCCATCAACGCCCCCGCGGGCTCTCTGGTGGTCATCAACATTCGGGGGGCCTCGGCCACGCTGTCGAACCTTGGCATCGCGATGGGGGGAGGCATCAACCAGAAGGGCATCCTCTACAACTTCGTGGATGCCACGACCCTTCAGGCCAGCAGCATCGGCCTTTGGGGCACGGTGCTGGCCCCCTATGCCCGTGTCACTTTCAACAACGGCGCCTGGGATGGTGGCATTTACGCGGTGTCGATGACGGGCACCGCGGAGGGACACCTCAACGTGCTCCGGGACCGTGCCGCCTGCCCATGA